A section of the Mangifera indica cultivar Alphonso chromosome 12, CATAS_Mindica_2.1, whole genome shotgun sequence genome encodes:
- the LOC123193714 gene encoding E3 ubiquitin-protein ligase RING1-like has protein sequence MSLAHRPRVIVNGVQRMRTFHYFRCQNCRRTIRFSSNTNPFELFCPHCSHELLHELDLSRPRLFSPIFPGHVAPSPSSRLLDSLALTLDPTTQHQRNPNIQRRSTRWVLEFDHSNNRNNERDVQSWISLHFDDPSRPPRSVTMPELEIEPPVNNNNDNINYADVEMDSMQNIIEEMTQNDRPGHPPAVTAVIDALPRVRISEDDLMQMCPVCKEEFEVEGEARLLPCQHLYHSECIIPWLRLHNTCPVCRQEVRDGNENDDQNDNENERNDNRYNFEEELANNIDWLWSQVICLRPVRALSEWSQRFFDFIDSRATAARGGQILFSLNFILF, from the coding sequence ATGTCTTTAGCTCATCGACCTCGTGTTATTGTTAATGGCGTCCAAAGAATGAGAACCTTCCATTACTTCAGGTGCCAAAACTGCCGACGAACCATTCGTTTCTCCTCAAATACAAACCCCTTTGAACTCTTTTGTCCCCATTGCTCTCATGAACTTCTCCATGAACTCGACCTTTCCCGGCCACGCCTCTTCTCTCCCATTTTCCCCGGCCATGTTGCGCCCTCACCCTCGTCGCGCTTACTAGACTCTTTGGCTCTCACCCTCGACCCAACAACACAACATCAACGAAACCCAAACATCCAAAGAAGAAGCACTCGATGGGTACTCGAATTCGATCATTCAAACAACCGCAACAACGAACGCGACGTCCAGTCGTGGATATCTCTCCATTTTGATGACCCAAGTCGCCCGCCAAGATCTGTCACAATGCCAGAACTTGAAATTGAGCCTccagttaataataataatgataacattaattatgCCGACGTAGAGATGGACTCAATGCAAAACATCATTGAGGAAATGACTCAAAACGATCGACCTGGACATCCTCCGGCAGTGACTGCAGTAATCGACGCATTACCGAGAGTGAGAATCTCGGAGGATGATTTGATGCAAATGTGTCCAGTTTGCAAAGAAGAATTCGAAGTTGAAGGCGAAGCGAGACTGCTGCCATGCcaacatttatatcattctGAATGCATAATCCCGTGGCTGAGGCTTCACAATACGTGTCCTGTGTGTCGCCAGGAGGTGAGAGATGGCAATGAAAATGATGATCAgaatgataatgaaaatgagagaaatgaCAATAGGTACAATTTTGAAGAAGAGCTAGCGAATAATATAGATTGGCTATGGAGTCAGGTGATCTGTTTAAGACCAGTGCGTGCGTTATCAGAATGGAGTCAAAGGTTCTTCGATTTTATAGACAGCCGAGCGACAGCGGCTCGTGGAGGTCAGATCTTATTCTCTCtaaatttcatcttattttaa